Genomic window (Muntiacus reevesi chromosome X, mMunRee1.1, whole genome shotgun sequence):
CAGTCTGTGTGGATAAAAAGCAtttcagaggagaaaacagaactCTCTATAAAGATACTTGTTTgccagtgtggagatttcttaaaaaacttgaaatagaactgccatatgacccagcaataccacttctgggcatacacaccgaggaaaccagatctgaaagagacacgtgtaccccaatgttcatcacagcactgtttataatagccaggacatggaagcaacctagatgcccatcagcagatgaatgggtaaggaagctgtggtccatatacaccatggaatattactcagccattaaaaagaattcatttgaatcagttctaatgagatggatgaaactggagcccattatacagagtgaagtaagccagaaagataaagaacattacagtatactaacacatatatatggaatttagatagatggtaacgataaccctatatgcaaaacagaaaaagagacacagaagtacagaacagacttttgaactctgggggagaaggtgagggtgggatgttttgaaagaacagcatgtatattatttatggtgaaacagaccaccagcccaggtgggatgcatgagtcaagtgctcgggcctggtgcactgggaagaccctgaggagtcgggtggagagggaggtgggatgggggaccgggatggggaatacgtgtaactctatggctgattcatgtcaatgtatgacaaaacccactgaaatgttgtgaagtgattggcctccaactaataaaataatatttaaaaaaataataataataaaaaaaaaagatacttgttTGCCTCATTACtgatataatgaaatatttcaattCATTCAGCAACTAATTTATTAGGTGCTAATCACTGTGCAAgatgtgaaaacacagaaataattaAGACCCAGCCCAGACTCTGCCCTCAAGGAATGCCCAGTTAATGGgggaaaaatttagaaaatcatGAATTATAATACAGTGTGGAAAGCACTGCAAGTGGTATGCACAAGGCACCATGGAGACACAGAAAAGTGGCACAATCCAGCCTAGCCTGTGGGAGGGGGTTGGAGGATCAAGAAATACCTATGAGAGGAGCAAATACTTTAGTTCTACTTAAAAGGGTATTAAAAATTGAACAGGAATTAGGTGGATGAGGAGAATCAGAGTGGGGAGAGCAGGGGGCACTGAGGAACAACCTGTTCATGAAGCAGCCTGTGCAAAAGCCAGGAGGCAAGAGAGGGGAGGCTTCAGTTGAGAAACTGTCAATTACTTGCTATGGGCTACTTTATAACACTGGAAGATACATATCAAACTGTTAACAATGGTTATCTTCCAGGTAGGAGGGAAGGGTTGGATTATAGGGAGACATTTACTTTCTAGTATTTAAAAGATCagaaattatcagaaaaaaatagtgtaaaaaactttaaaaacatagtacatgtttattataaataaattttaccatagagaaaaatataaagaataaaattttttgagaaaGTACTGTATCCTTACCACCCAAAGATAACCACTGTTAAAACTTTGGTATGTAACTTTCCAGATTTTAAATGCATGCATACttataagacacttgctcctcaaaCAAAAAGGTATGGCCAACCtatgcagcatattaaaaagcagagacattactttgccaacaaaggtccatctagttaaagctgtggtttttccagcagtcatatatggatgtgagaggtggactataaagaaagctgagcaccacaagaattgatgcttttcaattatggtgctggagaagactcttgagagagtcccttgaactgcaaggtgatccaaccagtcaatccaaccagtcaatcctaaaggcaaccagtcctgaacattcaatgcaaggattgatgctgacgctgaagctccaatactttgcccacctgatgtgaagaactgactcactggaaaagaccttgattctgggtaagactgaaggcagaaggagaaggggatgacagaggatgacagaggatgaaatggtggatggcatcacctactcaatggatgtgagtctgagcagactccgtggttggtgatggacagggaagcctggtgtgctgcagcccatggggccacaaagagtcagacacggctgagtgactgaactgaatacttataTTAATAGCATTATATCTTCCCTGTAACAAATGGAATCacagaaagattttaaagaaaagaaaacatcttcTCAACTTCCCCTCCAACTCCAACTCCCAAACACACCCAGCATTTAGGTGTGTGGTCTATATGCTTCCACTCCTTTCTCCAAGATCATAGAAACATATGTATGCGcacgcacatgtgcacacagacgCAcccgtgcatgtgtgcatatgcacccgtgtgtgcgcacacacacacacagaagatttgcacattttacaaaaataaagtgaagtcgctcagtcgtgtccgactctttgcaaccccatgtactggagaaggaaatggcaacccactccagtattcttgcctggagaattctgtggattgaggagcctggtaggctacagtccactggggtcgcaaacagttggacacgactgtgcgacttcacttcacttcatactgtagcctaccaggctcctccgtccatgggattttccaggcaagagtactggagtgggttgccatttccttctccagaggatcttcccgacccagggatcatgcctgggtctcccacattgtaggcagatgctttaccgtatgagccactggggaagtaccTATTTACAAAAATGGGACCATAGAAAACATTACTACTTCACATGCATTTTGTCATTCAGTCCTCATCTTAGGCCCATAGACAAAAACTGAGACAGTCACAGCACATCATATAGTAAGTGGTAAAGTATTACTCAACCTGAGAGCTGTCGGGTTTATCTTGTAGGCTTGGAAATACCATCAGAAGTTTAGACACAGAGTCAGATCTTTGTGACAGGGTATAGCAGGAGACAAACCTGGCGCACTACGGCtgcaggcagggggtggggggacggtGGTGGTGGAAGAGGTGGTAAGCACTGGAGGTAAACAAATTCAAGACACAAGCATGTTTCGGGGTTGGATATGGCCAGGATTTATGACTATTTGCGGTGATGCGGGATGAGGCAGTAGTCAGGTTCCACCTCCTGCCTCCAGGGGGCAGCCGAGGCCACTGAGAGATGGGGGCTGTGTCCTGTTCTAGAATATTCCATCTCTAGGAGGGTCTGGACCCTGAATGGGACAAACCATTATGGTGGGGAGCTGAGAATTTTGGTATTTGATTATAAGCGCTTCATGTTCTTGGTTCTGAGTCTTTTCTGACCACTCCTGTTTCTTCCCACCTTTGAAGATTTGCAACACTGTAGGACGTTCTTTTATGTCTGGCGGGAGGGGGGGCAGGGAAATCTTCATGCACCCCTCCCACCCTCGCGGTTTCTGGAAGTTGGAACATTCCCAAGGTTAAAAGCCTCGAAGGGTGGGCCAGCGCTTTTCTTTCGCTGGCGCACTCAGGGAGGAGAGGTACCTTTTGCGAGTGGTAGGCGGTTTTTTTGGCCTGTACTATCACTAGCCAGGAGGTGAGGCTCGGTGGGAGGTGTCCTGGGGCGGGACAAAGGGTCTTTAGGAGGGTGTGAGGGACGGGGGAGGTAAGCGGAGAAGAGGAGActcaaggggtgggggaggggagggggactgATAGATTTATCCCCGCAGAGCCAGCCAAGCCCCAAAGGCACTCAGTCGTCATGGCCTTGAAATCTGAAGACCTCGGTAGTGGGTTCCGACATGGCAAAGTGATGGCTTTCATCAACGAGAGGATGTCCAGGCACGCGAAAGGCCCTGAGTTCTACCTTGAGAATCTGTCTCTGTCGTGGGAGAAGGTGGAGGACAAGCTCAGGGCCATCTTGGAGGACCGTCTGGTGCCCAGCCAGGCCAAGGAGGCCTGTGCCTGGAGCACCCTGGCCCTGGGCGTGCGCTTCGCCCACAAGCAGAGCCAGTTACACAGACACAGGGTGCAGTGGCTGCACGACTTCGCCGGGCTGCACAGGTCAGCCTCGCAGGCGTTGACCTCAGACCTGAAGTTGCTCGCGGCACAGTACGAGGTGGAACGCAAGGAGGCGGCCTTCCGGCTGCAGCTGATCCAGGCCAGCCTGGTGGAAGTGCAGAAAGAGCGGGActtcctgaagtggaagctcTTCAAGGCCGTAAGATTACCGTCCCCTGTCCCCCGTCCCGCCCCACCCATTCAGTCCTGCCGCGCACCCCCCCACACCCCGATTTCAGGGCAGGTCACAACTCTGCTCACTTCTTTCCAGGAGCTGCGGTCTGCCCAGGCGCCAGTTGCAGAGGGGCCAAGCCTGGTCACTGCCAGTGGGGCTGGAACAGAAGTAACaagtgaagaggaagaggaggaggaggcaggggccaCTGCTACTACTGCTGCGGCTTCTGAAGCCACAGGAGGAGGAAGACAGGAGGATGCAGAGGGAGCGGAAGCTGCCGAGGGGGCAGAAGATCTGAGTATAGACCTTATGCAACTTCTTAGAATTGTAGACCAGAAAAATTACACTTCTGGCGGGCAGAGTGAGGTAGATTTCAGGTCAGTGGAAACAGCCATGTATTCTTTGTCTGGGATGCTCAAGCCCGAGGCAACAGTCTCATCTGAACCCCTTCCTGTCCAGCTCCCTGCCTCATTCACATATTCATACTCATGCCCCTCAGCCCCCTTCCCAGACGCACCAACACCATccccatccacatctctaccaCAAGCACCGTTCACAGCAGGAGCTTCATCTCAGACATCTCCCCACTGGGGATCCTCTGATTTTAGCTTGTGGTCTGATGGAGGGATCCAGGGAGTAGACCCTCAAGAAGGAGACAGGAGCGATTCTGATCCCCTTCAGCAGATAAGACTTCCAATATTTAACAGACCTGAGAATTGGGACTGCCCTTGGTGTAAATCTGTGAATTTTTCACTGAGGGGTAGTTGTTTCCACTGTGGAAAGTGTATGTGACTATAGAGCCCTCAAGTGAATTCAGAAATGTGAAACAGCAAAAATATATCCAGAGGGGGgaaaggtgggggtgggtgggtggtgtgAAGTCAGGGGAAGAGTGGAAGAATGAGGTTGGGGGAGATGGGGTAGGTGTTGGGGACGATTACACCGTCCCCAACACCTACCCCATCTCCCACCCTCGTTGACCTCAACCCTTTGtgttccaggggcttccctggtggtgcagacaggaaggaatctgcctgcaatgcaggagactctggatcaatcccctggatcaggaagatcctctggagaaggaaatggcaatccactccagtattcttgcctagagaattccctgaacagaggagcctggcaggctacagtccatagagtcactaaaaagtcacacacgactgaacgAGTATCCACACCCCAGAACTGCTGCAGtttctgtttgtatttcttttcgcAGCTCTAGTTATCTGTTGGAACTGGGCAGCCAGTATATAACACTCCCACTccctacccccgcccccacacTAAGCTGTAGATGATTGGACCAGGAATGGACATTTGACCAATCCTGAGCCAAATGTTCTCACATGGGACATGTGACCCATCCTAAACCAAATATTCTGAGAATCTGAACAGAGACAGATTCCATAGTTCGGATGGTGTTGGGAAGTGAAGCAGTGGATCACTGGGATCGGGGTCAAGGTCACACTCATGAACACCGAGGCCACAGCTGAGACCTGGCTGTGGGGGAATAGAACTGTGTGCTTTACAGAAGCCAAGTGTTTTTTAGAGAATGACACTATGAGGGCCCAGGGGGcagagaggcacagagaagcagagaagagtTGATCCTGTGA
Coding sequences:
- the TEX13B gene encoding testis-expressed protein 13B — protein: MALKSEDLGSGFRHGKVMAFINERMSRHAKGPEFYLENLSLSWEKVEDKLRAILEDRLVPSQAKEACAWSTLALGVRFAHKQSQLHRHRVQWLHDFAGLHRSASQALTSDLKLLAAQYEVERKEAAFRLQLIQASLVEVQKERDFLKWKLFKAVRLPSPVPRPAPPIQSCRAPPHTPISGQVTTLLTSFQELRSAQAPVAEGPSLVTASGAGTEVTSEEEEEEEAGATATTAAASEATGGGRQEDAEGAEAAEGAEDLSIDLMQLLRIVDQKNYTSGGQSEVDFRRTNTIPIHISTTSTVHSRSFISDISPLGIL